Proteins encoded by one window of Emticicia oligotrophica DSM 17448:
- a CDS encoding winged helix-turn-helix transcriptional regulator produces MKYCIDNKEYPCSTSLTMKYIGGKWKAVILIHLIERKRYNELRKELPMVTERTISLQLKELEEDGLISRTVHTSKPPLKVDYELTEFGKTLIPVLKAVADWGKSAANADKRVKEISTQ; encoded by the coding sequence ATGAAATATTGTATTGATAATAAAGAATATCCTTGTAGTACAAGCCTAACCATGAAATATATAGGAGGAAAATGGAAAGCAGTGATTCTCATTCATTTAATTGAAAGAAAACGTTATAATGAATTAAGAAAAGAACTACCGATGGTTACCGAAAGAACCATTAGCCTTCAACTAAAAGAATTGGAAGAAGATGGCTTAATAAGTAGAACTGTACATACGAGTAAACCTCCCTTAAAAGTAGATTATGAACTGACAGAATTCGGAAAAACACTTATTCCAGTATTAAAAGCTGTGGCTGATTGGGGGAAAAGTGCGGCTAATGCCGATAAAAGAGTAAAAGAAATAAGTACTCAGTAA
- a CDS encoding nitroreductase family protein gives MDFLALAKSRYTTKKYNPSKKVSEADIEALKEIIRLSPSSINSQPWKFYFVSENSLKSSLADASIFNKPKVDDASHVVVFCAIDDVQLFEEKIQKNLPEGAVAYYKQHIKPLSEAEIKSWFGHQVYLALGFFLSACAAMGIDSTPMEGIENEKYAEILKLEGYKPLFAVAIGYRNVEDANQPSVKPKYRFVAEDVVESI, from the coding sequence ATGGATTTTTTAGCATTAGCAAAAAGTAGATATACTACAAAAAAGTATAACCCCTCTAAAAAGGTTTCGGAGGCAGATATTGAAGCATTAAAAGAGATTATTCGATTAAGTCCATCATCTATCAATAGCCAGCCTTGGAAGTTTTATTTTGTTTCTGAAAATAGTCTGAAAAGCAGTTTAGCAGATGCGTCTATTTTCAATAAACCTAAGGTTGATGACGCAAGTCACGTCGTAGTTTTCTGTGCAATTGATGATGTGCAATTATTTGAAGAGAAAATTCAGAAGAATTTGCCTGAAGGTGCAGTAGCTTATTACAAACAACACATCAAACCTCTTTCTGAAGCTGAGATTAAATCTTGGTTTGGGCATCAAGTATATCTTGCATTGGGTTTCTTTTTAAGTGCCTGTGCCGCTATGGGAATAGACTCTACGCCAATGGAAGGAATTGAAAACGAAAAATATGCCGAAATTTTAAAACTTGAAGGGTATAAGCCTCTATTTGCAGTGGCTATTGGTTATAGAAATGTAGAAGATGCGAATCAGCCAAGTGTGAAGCCTAAATATAGATTTGTGGCAGAAGATGTGGTAGAAAGTATTTGA